The DNA window GCGTTTCctggcttttttttattttttatattcaaatTCCAAACTTCTCATTCTTTCAAAGATTCGCCTCTCGTCTCGTCAGAGGAGTGTTGGACTACAAGGCTCTCATCGACGCGTGAGTTTAACCTGTCAATGCATCACCTGTCCCCCACCTGAGACCAATAAATCCTCACAGGTGTCTCCATGTGTTTGACGCCCCCCTCAGGCGAGCGCTGCCGTTGGATTTTGCTCGAGGCCAGCTAGCCGGGACCCCCCTGTGCATGGAGCAGTACTACCGCCTCTTCACCTCCTACCGGTACCCGGGGTTAAAGTCCGACACCCTGAAGGTCAAGATGGACTCGACCTCCTCAGGGCCAGAGCACATCATCGTGGCGTGCAAGAACCAGGTCAGGAAGTAACTGAATGATGAGGAACGTAGAATtaatgtcagaatttttttaatctggggACACGACGAGGTGCGAGTCACGTTTCTTACAACCAGAGATGTTTCACACTACATGCAGCAATACTGGCCTCTAGTGCAAACTCACGTCAAGTTCATTTAGTCTGACTTAAAAACAAGCAACATCAAACCACGGAGCAGAAAAGGTTCCACATAATCAGTCTGGAATAATAAACTGAAgcataataaaagaaaaccaaataCAGGATGCCGGAAAATGTCCAAATCCTCCACCGTCTTGCTCCCAAAAGTCACGTTTATTTTCTCACGCCTGATGAAACTTAAAACGCTGCATTACAAAACAGGTTTCAAAAGAAAGGAGGCTGAGCTCAGAGAAGCAGTAAATCACAGAAATGATGAACTCCGGAGCAGAGCTGCTTCGTCGTCAGGTAGTTTGGCCGTCTGGTGAGGAAGCCTCCCTTCCCTTCGGGGGTTTTCCAGACACGTCCATCGGTGTGATTAAGTGTCCTCTAGGGTGCCCTTAAATGAGAAAACATGATGACCTGTCCTCTGCGATACCCTTGAAGAAGAGAAATGTGGTGCGGCGCCACACCGGGCTGCTCCACACGGGAGCAAAATTGGGGGCCTCCATGCGCCTCTAAAGGGCCATTCATGCTCGATGTTAAAGACGCGTATGGATGAGAATGGCtggggggagtgggggtggcGTGGGCTTAATTCAAGCAAGGCAGGCCATTGCAGCGCCCCCTTTTTGCTGGGTTTATATTGACCAAACGCATTCGTCACAAACTCCTCGGATAACCACCATTTTTGTCGTTGTGGAGACGTTTGACTCGtcgctgccctctagtggatgTATTGATCccaacgtttaaaaaaaaaaaaaaaaagaattcctaTCATTTGTGATGGTTTCCCTCAAAATGCTTCACACAATCtgatatatttaatgttttgactCTGTCCTTCAGTTTACCACTGGTGCGATTCCCTTAAATTACATtaagattgggggggggggatgcagcTCAAGGctgttattttgattttaaaccTTGGATTGTATCTTTCAATACCACAGAAAAAGGCACAACAGAAACTTTCCCCTGGAAATTTTTCAGGTAACTATCAATCTGTGGCTCATAAGGGTCCGTCCCTATGGAGATACAGGCAGTTAACTAAATTAGTCCTGATTGAATCTGCCATTTTTAAGAGCTTCCCTGAGCCCCATATTTAACTAGAGGAGTAGAGGAGTGGCAATTTTTCTTTAGCATCATTTAGAGAGTCTTATTTATCTTAACTGTTTGAATGCTTTGCTGTTAGGATTGGCTTAATATAAATGATTTATTGGTAGACAAGGACACATTTAATTGCATCTATTTCCCAAGAAattaatctgtttttcttttatagtTTTTCGTATTAGATGTTGTCGCAAACGGCAAGCAGCTCATTGAGACGGAGATTTTATCCCAACTGgagaaaatctggaaaatggGAGAAAACGCAGAAGAACGTCTCCCTCCGTTGGGTATCCTGACATCCGATGGGAGGACAGAATGGGCACAAGCCAGAGAGGCTCTATCAAAAGGTCTCGACTCCAACAGCTGTCCAATTTTTAGAATTAAAAGTCTTAAATAGTTTCCAGGTGACTGTCTGTTCTTGTTAAATCCAGATCAAACCAACAGGGACTCTCTGGCTCTGATGGAGAACTGCCTGTGCCTGTTGTGTCTGGATGAAGCCAGCGGTCTGGAGCCTAGAGATACCACCAGGGCGCTGCTGATGCTCCACGGCAGCGGGCGTGAAAAGAACGGCGCCAACCGCTGGTACGACAAGTCAATGCAGGTAGGATGGCGCCCACCCAGCACACCTTCAACCTTCTGGAAACTTCTTGGCTTATTGTCTGACATGCCGTTTCCCAGTTTGTCGTAGGGATGGATGGGATCTGCGGAGTCGTTTGCGAGCATTCTCCATTCGAGGGAATAGTTCTGGTGCAGTGTTCTGAATACGTGATGAAACACATGTTAGTGACCCCCGTGCACATTTTGTTTGCTCAGCGAATGTCGCTTAGACAACCGGTGAAGTCACCGCTGTCGGTATCCCCCAACAGAACCGGGGTCTCCTCCAAGATGGCGACAGCATCAAGCGTCAGAGAGCTTCCCCCACCGAGAAGGCTGCTCTGGAAATGCAACCCTCACATTCTTGGACTCATAGCAGCGTCTGAAGATAGACTGCAGAGGTAAAGACCAGCATGAACAAGCCTCCAAACGACTACTGGTGAACACCCGGGTCTCACATCGTGTGCCGTCTTCCTCAGGCTGGTGAACAATCTGGACATGGACGTGTTCACCTTCAAAGGTTACGGCAAAGAGTTCATCAAGAAACAGAAGATGAGTCCGGATGCATTCATACAAGTTGCCTTACAGCTCGCCTTTTATAAGTAAAAGCACATTTATGGTCCGCAGTCTCTAATTTGAAGGGATGACTCTTAATTTGCTCTAAATTTTCTCTTTGCGTGATCACGCCTGTCGTCTATAAGATGCAACAGGAGGCTGGTGTCCACTTACGAGAGTGCGTCCATTCGGCGTTTCCAAGAAGGTCGAGTTGATAACATTCGCTCCGCCACCCCCGAGGCCCTGGCTTTTGTGAAGTCCATGACAGATGAGAGAGCCAATTTCACCGTGAGTCATCTTTCTCACTTTGACCTCCAATTACGGAGTAACTCCCACATTACTGTTCAGCGCACCTGCTTAAATGAAACAGGTGAGGCCAGTCGCCGCTGCGGCGCGCCAAACTCAATCTCCCGCCTCATTCAAACAAATGATCTCCCTGCAGATTTAACCGGTTTATGAAAAACGATTTTTACAAGCTGTGCTGCAAAAGGGTTTTGTGCaaagtgaaaaatgtgtttgctttttttttttttttttgtaccaattattttttacttattCCACAGGATTCAGAAATAATCAAACGATTGAGGGACGCGATCAACGCCCAGACAAATTACACGATTTCTGTAAGTTCTTTGACATAAACAGTTTATCGTCATCGTATGTCGATCGGCTAAAATTGATATTTTCTGCATCACAGTCAGAGGAAAAGTTTGACAACTTGGGaaattcacttcctgtctgtaatGTCAACAGCGTTCCAGCTAGGACGCAGTTAGCTTAGCTCGTAAGTGTGCAATTAAAGGGAAACAGTTGTAATTTAATCAAATAAGGGTCAGTAGTTCCATTTCATTTGTCGTTCAGTGGACGCCATTAAAAGATGATATCACCTCACTGGaaagaaaacacataaaatcaGAAATTATCTGCTCCGACTGAGGAACTAATTAAAAATACTGCATTAACAAACCGTCTTTCAGGCAATTACAGGAATGGGAATTGACAATCATCTCCTCGGGCTCCTGAGAACTGCGAGGGAGTTGAACATGGAGAGGCCGGCGATCTTCTGTGATGACACGTATCTGACCAGCAACCAGTTCATACTCTCTACCAGTCAGGTAACACGTGACCCAACCCAATTGGCCAACATTGGATGTGTTTTACTAGCAGGATTATTGGAAATGGATTTGATGACATTATTTTTAGAGACAGCTCAAGCAACAGTCAGTTAGATTTTGGCAGTAACCTGGATCTCCATCTAAATCCAGAATCTCTCAATAGATTCTTTACCATCGTGGACGCAGTTGCTAGACTTTGTCTAATCGAGACTGTGTCCACCTCTATCCAGGTCCCTACCACGGTGGAGATGTTCTGCTGCTACGGCCCGGTGGTACCAAACGGCTACGGTGCCTGCTACAACCCACAGTCAAACTATATCATCTTCTGTGTGGCTAGTTTCTGGGAGAACACCCAAACCAGCTCGGCCGTTTTCGTCAAAGCCCTGAACGAGGGCCTGTTGGAAATGAGGGACTTGTGCAATGTAGACAACACCCCCGGAACCAAAGCGGCTGGTACCAGCCAGGGAGCCGGGCCGGCCCGTAAATCAGGGAAGTAAGCCATGGGCCGAGTCCAGGAGTACGTGCACTCATCGGCTCCCTTTGCAGACTCTAGATAGACTCAATAGTTGAGACCGTTGTGTCGTCTGTGCAATAGtgttatttaaatgacaaaatacaaagccttaaaataaatatatatatataacattataatattttaaaatgtgaattagaAATGGACTCATGTAGACATTAGAATGATTCCAGGTCCAGCAGTGACCCCTCTTGACTCGGTAGACTGACATTAACAGGTCTGCTGCCTTTAGGAAACTGAAGCCATGTCTGCTTTGTAGCACTGATGTGAGGGGCAACTCATCACCTCCAGTATATTCTAGTGACTTATAACAATCACAACATCCTGTCAATGTGATCCTTCCTAATATTctaatatgtgtgtatatatgtgtcaATCTGGATCAGTGGTAGAGTAAGATCTGTTGTATTTTTACTCCCAAAGAGGTCGTGTATAAGTGGAGTCTGTCTGATGAGGCACTTTAAGATATTTATACCAATTATAGTGATATCTGTAAATGTAGAGGACCGAattgtataaatgtgtgtgtagaagGGAAACGTACGTAATATGGTTTCTGTGGCACATTTGAAATTGTTCTGTAGGGTCAGTGTTCAATATCGTAACCGTCGCTGAAAGAACAGTTCACCCAAGAATGGTCAGTCTTGCCAGGTTAGTGAAAAAGTCTGGAGGTCCCTAAAGGGATTTTGGTTAACTTTTTTGGAGCTGTACCTGCAGAAGAAGGCATCAGGCTGCTCTGGAAgggagctccattacagattgtTTTAGAAAACAAAGGTGTGACTCAAGGAGACTTGTGGTAACAAATTGTTTCATAGAGGAAACATCACagagaaatgcatgaaaatgaaactttcGGTCGTGGGTAATAAACTTATATGCAGCACCTAAACAGCAAGGTATGTAGTctcatgctacatgctaacactGTTAGCCTAAGGGCTTCATTGGAAAGGTCAGCTTTCTCATCTTCTTCAGTTTAGGATGATGACTGAGTTTATGTTTCTGGGTGGACTGTGATTTCAATCGGTGTAATGTACAGTAATCTATTACTTTATAAGTAAAACAGTTCAGTGGTGAGAGGCAACACACTGTGTTCCTGTGTACATAAAAGCGTTTTTGTTTGCACTTAGAAACAGAATTATGGTAGGTGTATATCATAGACTGTCGGAACTTTGTGCAATATTAGTAAATGCAGTAAGAGTATACGTGCAATACTTAAAATCAGTTAAATGCATGGAGCTTATGTagtatgaaatgaaatataGGAGCTATTTTTGGTATTCAGGAATGAACTATGGCGATCTGCTTCATGCATGCTGCTTCACGTATGTTCACGTCTTGTTTAGGTCAGCCGTGGTCGATGTTAAATGGATCTGTGGTCCTCAGCTGTGACGGTGGTTGATGATGTGTTCAAGTGAAAGTGAATTATATAGATCAGAAGTTTAAGCAACACGCATGCATGATTATTCTTTAAtgctaaatgtatttttatatgcTTACGTCAAAAGCTTGTAGACGGATTAAAATACCAGTAGATATAAAAATGCCTTAAATGAAAGTGATGCAAATGGTTCTAGAGAATTTCTGTGAGATATAATCTATATTATATCAGTCCATATTCTATAAATGTTAAGTGTGATGTTGGTCTGATTCGACTTGTTGTTTGTCATCCAACCACCTGAAGGAATGTGACGTTTGTGAAGTCTTATTGTCTCACTGGTGAAAAGTAAATCCTGTTGTCCTGCagcattaatttaatttcctcATCTAAGCATCTTTGTGAATGGTAATAATGGAGTGGCACACTGACAATAGAATATAATGTTTAATAATCAGCAAATGTGAACAAAaagtttatcattatgaaaaggaaaactaaagcctcatttatttttttagcccATTTGGTCGATCGGATGTTTAATGTGTGATAAAACTGTTCTGtggcaaaaataaatgaattaattaactGAAGtgtcattgttttctgtttaaacTGAAGCCCCATCTGGGTACCatgtaataaaatacaattttaaattaatgaaatgaaaataggaGGCTTTTACATGTTGTCTGGTTAattattccatttttaaaaaataatcttatGAGTTGAGATTCAAATTAATAAGTTAAAATGTCAGTTATTcatcaattaaataaaatatgtatttaattcaatttatttaatatatttttataaatatttttaaggtGGAAGCCAAATAAGCAATTTCCCCCTCTGGGATTAAAAAAGGATTCTGAAATCAATTGAAGTTAACAGGAAGAATCTCTGTTAGAATATTTTTGAACACACATATATAGTCATTAGAAAACCTGAACAATGACAACATTCTAAAGAAACAGTTGGGATTGGACTAAATCCTTTAGCGTTTGCAGTCCGGTCAATCACACGTCCCAACAGATGGCCTCGTTTCACGGGCGTCTGACGGGGTCTTTGGGGACAGACTCAAATTTAATTCTCCACTGGTTAAAGCGCTGAACCAGGTCAACCAAGAGCCCAcaaaacattaaacatgaagTCAAGCTGGTCCAATGAAATctggattataaaacatgaTGGATGCTGAATCACACACTCTCATGTGATAAAAACAGTTTAGTGATTTGTGGTAACGAGACAGAAATCGTCCAGGACTGCAAGATAATCCTcgttatttctctttttctgagGTTTTGTATAAACTCGCATTTTGGGAAATGATTTGAAAATATGCTGCAAATATAAGCAAATATAAAAGACAATGCCCTCATGCAGGCATGCGTTTATACGGTGACCATGACACATGCAGTTTGCAGAGGCAGCAAGTCATGCAAAGCTGAAACAGTGCAAAGTTTTCTCTCTGCAACAGGTGGCATCATCACACCGAACACCATCCAACATCTAACATCATAAATACAGGAGGGATAAATAAACAAGACATTCCTCTGACAAGTTTGattgtgattttaaatcaattaaaaaaactgaaatccaATACGTACCGCTTCTACCTGCTTGGAAACTCACAGCAGGTTCAGGCTCAAGTCTCACTGCCGCCATACAGAGTTAGGAAGTCACATGATCGTATTGACAGAGTCACATGCTCACTATACAGGAAGTCATATGGTCgctaaacaggaagtcacatgaaCATGATGGCATAGAgtttaaaaaattcaaacaattgTGAATATCATGTGCCTTGTAATGcaaattgatttcttttttttttctgaattagtTTTATGTTGCTGATTAATGATTTACGATTTTGAAAGATGTGATGGTGAAAATATGATGGAGACGCAAGAAGGTCAAAACAAAtgagtaaataataaagaaataaaataaatagaatgcaaaaagaaatgaaaagatattagaatattttttcttgaaaaacaattattaaatttttaatatCTGTTAAACTaatcaaatatgaaaaatgtcCGGActacaaattattatttttaaacccATCAAACAAAAAAGCACCACAGTGGTTTATAGAACTGATATACAGAGATTAGAACTTTGAGAGCTCATTAGCAGCTACCGTTTTCCCTGAACTGATCATAAGCCCAATGAATCTTCGGTGCTGACATTATCTGAACTCGCTGCCACacaaacaccatcctccagattTTGCCATGTGCCTCTTTTTGTTTGTCCCGGGGTAATGGTGGCCGTCCAGCCGCGGCTCTATTGACGGAACCGTCCTCTGATGCCGTTGCTGCCGGCGACCGGCGTGTGAGGAGTAGCTGTGACAAGTCCTGGCGTGGAGATCAATAGCGGAAGCCCACCTGGAGATGGATGATGGGAGTACATTAACACTAATAAGTGTCGGCCACGCTGCAGAAGGAGACAGAGCCTTGCCTGCTGGCTGCTATTGACTCAGTGGGGACCGGGGGGCAGAGCTGtccaccccctaccccccctGCTTAGAGGCCTGCCAGAGTCCAGGAGAAGTGACACAGCAGAGGCTGGTTTCCTGCCTCAGCTGAGAAGAAAGAACAGAACCTCTGCAAGATATGAGCCAAGCAGATACACATCGTGAAGAATCCGTCCAGgagttttatttttggtcatgAAGGACTCGTCTAAAAACACAAACCTGAAGGTGAAGGAGTCTCACCACACACGATCCACATCTCCAAAGGCACAGGAAATGAAATTGATTAGAAAATATGCTAATTATACCCTCATTTGCAGATAGATCATCACTACAGCGTCTAAACCACACGTGTCAATCTCAAGGCCCGAGGGGCCAAATGTGGACCTccgcatcattttatgtggcccacgagaacataaaaggtcagatcgtctaaaaataaataggtcaaaagcgaactacatttcccacaatgcagtaattaagctcattttaacattgacaaaaacgttttgaacaaagttaaacgtcctaacttgtgtttgatgttatttttctttattctcttggatagtttgatccttgattgatggagttctgtgggtttaataaccggagaaattaaaaggatttatgtcagaacagagaaacaaacaaacatgtttgtgttttggtgtaactgtaatgtttgtaacttgaataagtaataaataaataaagttatttaacattaaggagtagttacatcttattttacatgtattttacattgcattgagttacatttggttacatttaaaagttacatctggccttttGTGGACAGATGTGTTTTCTTCAGGACGATGCTCGAGGTTCTGCTgctacagaaacatttttgtagACTTTGCCTGACTTCCCGTCAACATGCAACTGAATAGATTACGACTGATTTGAGCACATGAtgatttaatttgttaaaaattAAGCCTGTTATTGTTACAGACGACCAGCAAACGCGCTTCAAAAACCCACACGGGTGTCAGCCGTCACCAATCACGCTACGCTTCCCCCGTGTCGTCGTAACGAGCCTCTCTAAGCGAACATGTGCACATGCATCAAAAATAACAGCCCCCAAATTACGATCTGAGAGCCAATTAGAACCACGTGATCTGTCATCGCACACGATGGATTTATTGGGTAATTCGGAATCCATGAGGGATGACACAGCCGTCTTTGATAGGGGAGGGTTTgacatccccccacccccccaacatgGAACAGGAGCTCTGATTCAGATATTGACATTTAAAAGGAAATTTAAAGATAGCACACACTGTCCCTctcttattgtattttatttatttttttacaaccTTTCAATTAAGGCTGAGTCTATATTTTATCTGTCTCTTTTCACTCACAAAGGAATTCTGATAATGGCCATTCTGGCATTTATGAGGAAGCTGCTCCCAGGGCAGAAGCTACATTTACACACCATCTTGGAGCCTAATTGGCCAAGAAGTGAAGCCCCATTAAAGAATACGCCACAATATGCCAAGAGCTGAAACAAAGTGCTTCCATGCAGCCTGTCCCATTTAAGTTAGATGTTAGTAAAGCCACTGTGACAGAATTCTGTGCATTTGGATGTCATATGGTGACTCTTTAGCTTTTTCAAATAGGGAATGAGTCCGAGTTAGGAGGCATTTGCGGAATTTATCATCACGTAAATGATGCATAGCCAAAGTGGAGCCTGTCCAGAATAACGgtatattatttaaattaagtaCCGCTGTTATTCTGAAACGACAACATTAAAATGTCTGCAGTTATAATCATTCACATCCAACTTCAAGCTCTTCACTTCGGCGACTGTCAACGGGTCTCTTCAGCTGTTTTTGAGATCTTATAATGAGGCTCTGCTGGATGACAATATGGCATCCATTCATCTCAAGCCAGACTGCTTCTAATTTCTTTTCCTATTAACTCCCTGTTCAGTGCAAGTCTCTCATGGTTTCCAAACAATAATCCATCCCCAGAGCTGCATATCAGCAGTAACACCAGTCACAATACTGTAAACGTAGCACCTAAGCAGCGCTGGCAACGTATGATTCATTTTTGTGATTGGAAGATCAATAACCAATTTGAAGATGACCCGGTGGAGAGGACCCAGATTGCGTGGCTGCGCTTCGATGTGCCGTGTAAATCTCGCGGTGGTGGTGGATGTGCGTCCACGACTGCCACAGCTCCTGCTCCGGGGGGGATGATTTATGCCCCGGTCCTCAAACGTTGTCCTATAGCGGTCGGACTCTCTCTCCGACAGGCCGGGAGCTAATTTGAGCCGATGGTGAGGAAGGTGAGTCAGAGGATGAAGATAGGGCTGAAAGTAGAGAGCCATCCGGGGGTTAAAAACCTGATCGTGACTAATCATTATCTTGATTTTAACTTCACAAACAAGAGGCTGTGGGATGGCCCACGTCATCCTGATTGTCTGCGCGATAACTCAAAAAGTCGTTAACAGATTTTAATGAAAGTTGATCCAATGGTGGATCACGAGCTGGAGAAGATTTGACTCGTTTTTGAAGCAAATCCGTAGATCGATGATGATTCCAGGTCGCTTTTTATCtttgaattacaaaaaaaaaaaattttaagcaGATTAATGCACgtcaataaaattattttcctgtgGATAAATCAGTTTAACGGCACAATGTTTGTCGATGACACACAGGTTTTTAATCAGATGTAGCCTGGAGTCTAGTTAGCGATCATTCTGGCTGTCGTTGCgacaaacaaagagaaaaaaaagggaggttTCGCTGAAAGTTCACGACTGGATGTGAGCTGAGAAGGTAAACGCTTGTGCCAGGCCATCGTCTTCAGATCCGACTCAATCATCCAGAGGAGCACCGCGAAGAGACAACCGCTTAAACGCTGTCCTCACATTGGAGTAACAACCAGTCGTCCGCCTGCATGGCCCCCCAGTTCAGCACGAGAGCAGAGACGGTTGCATAAGCGCCAAATATGAACATATCCAAGGcgacaggggggggggagaaaactGAGATGGAAGGGACTCGTTAGAAGCTCTGCATTCTCTACACAAACCTCGTCTCAGCGATGCAGAGAAATTTGTGAGGTGGCCATGACTTGTGAAGGTTATCTCATAATGCTTGACAAGTGAAAACAACCACCAGGCAGCTAATGGTTGTACTGTCATGAGGGCAAATAAAAAGGCATGGCTTTGCATGCGTGTAGGCTTCGTTGGCTCTCCCATCATGTGAGACACACACTTTTCAAAAGGTAATTCCCTTGTTCCCTGGGTTCCCTAGACGTATCAGCTCTGCTGCCAGGACAGATGTGAGATGGAGGGATTGTtggtgtttatttaaaaaaaaaaaccccaaaaaaacggGGGTCGACTGAGGAGAAGAGgagtaaaaatgaaaaggtgTTCATCTCCCAGAGACCATCTGTCCCAGCAGTCTCGTCCCCGAGGGGCAGAGCTTTTTGGGGGTTGGAGGAGATGATCACAACGGTAGCATCCTCCAGCCTCCAGCTGCCAAGGAGCTCCATCGCTCTCGGGATTCCAACCACTTCCTGACGCCACCAATTACTGCTCCCCATTTAGAAGAAATGGATGCAGCTCCAGCAGATGGGAGAACGGAGGTGTGTTCATTGGCTTGTTTCCTCAATGGATTGGAGGCTTTTCATCTTCTGGACTAAAGAGACTCTTAAAGTTTCTACTGTTGAGTCCATGTTTTTGGTGAAGCTGTTCTTCCAGTTTTCCATTCTCGTCATGAAAGTCACGAAGTTCTCGACtaaataaatgacatatttccatattttatttgacttaTCCGTAAAATCTTGTCAGTGGGCACCTGGAGAGCTTTTTCCTCCTTAGACCAGGATAACTCACCCAGAC is part of the Antennarius striatus isolate MH-2024 chromosome 21, ASM4005453v1, whole genome shotgun sequence genome and encodes:
- the LOC137588775 gene encoding choline O-acetyltransferase-like isoform X1, giving the protein MPVLEKETRGRERQALPKVPVPPLKQTLDTYLRSVQHLIPEEQFKKTKAIVEKFGAPGGVGEALQKKLLERRDKTSNWVYDYWLEDMYLNNRLALPVNSSPVMVFPKQNFRDHKDALRFASRLVRGVLDYKALIDARALPLDFARGQLAGTPLCMEQYYRLFTSYRYPGLKSDTLKVKMDSTSSGPEHIIVACKNQFFVLDVVANGKQLIETEILSQLEKIWKMGENAEERLPPLGILTSDGRTEWAQAREALSKDQTNRDSLALMENCLCLLCLDEASGLEPRDTTRALLMLHGSGREKNGANRWYDKSMQFVVGMDGICGVVCEHSPFEGIVLVQCSEYVMKHITGVSSKMATASSVRELPPPRRLLWKCNPHILGLIAASEDRLQRLVNNLDMDVFTFKGYGKEFIKKQKMSPDAFIQVALQLAFYKCNRRLVSTYESASIRRFQEGRVDNIRSATPEALAFVKSMTDERANFTDSEIIKRLRDAINAQTNYTISAITGMGIDNHLLGLLRTARELNMERPAIFCDDTYLTSNQFILSTSQVPTTVEMFCCYGPVVPNGYGACYNPQSNYIIFCVASFWENTQTSSAVFVKALNEGLLEMRDLCNVDNTPGTKAAGTSQGAGPARKSGK
- the LOC137588775 gene encoding choline O-acetyltransferase-like isoform X2 gives rise to the protein MTLCRQALPKVPVPPLKQTLDTYLRSVQHLIPEEQFKKTKAIVEKFGAPGGVGEALQKKLLERRDKTSNWVYDYWLEDMYLNNRLALPVNSSPVMVFPKQNFRDHKDALRFASRLVRGVLDYKALIDARALPLDFARGQLAGTPLCMEQYYRLFTSYRYPGLKSDTLKVKMDSTSSGPEHIIVACKNQFFVLDVVANGKQLIETEILSQLEKIWKMGENAEERLPPLGILTSDGRTEWAQAREALSKDQTNRDSLALMENCLCLLCLDEASGLEPRDTTRALLMLHGSGREKNGANRWYDKSMQFVVGMDGICGVVCEHSPFEGIVLVQCSEYVMKHITGVSSKMATASSVRELPPPRRLLWKCNPHILGLIAASEDRLQRLVNNLDMDVFTFKGYGKEFIKKQKMSPDAFIQVALQLAFYKCNRRLVSTYESASIRRFQEGRVDNIRSATPEALAFVKSMTDERANFTDSEIIKRLRDAINAQTNYTISAITGMGIDNHLLGLLRTARELNMERPAIFCDDTYLTSNQFILSTSQVPTTVEMFCCYGPVVPNGYGACYNPQSNYIIFCVASFWENTQTSSAVFVKALNEGLLEMRDLCNVDNTPGTKAAGTSQGAGPARKSGK